In Desulfobotulus mexicanus, a single window of DNA contains:
- a CDS encoding DUF1566 domain-containing protein: MTTSANPQLSTLLQQIHNLKTEFLPLPEHAAKDCDTHTKERYLTLLASLAMADKAITEAESRLISLLRASMGLEVRNSALYEQAGNLDEGGLKDFFRAIKEADIAKSFILDALILCRLDGPLNPETAEVLGHLTELMGLGEEDLKALVGLSCHVLGINKKSFIPFSWKTDFYCHWHPLLLKDNVILTIQDIEQNLPSLKPSINMQRATVMDEKTGLEWMRCSLGQTWDGSTCVGEAKAYTWENAMAAAEKLNKEGGYCGHRDWRLPTIEELNTLVYCSSGKRADWKPGSQGGKCEDNFQKPTINLVTFPNTPESWFWSSSPNANYSSSAWGLHFGSGGVGSNSKHYNGQVRLVRGGQ; encoded by the coding sequence ATGACTACATCGGCAAATCCCCAACTTTCCACCCTTCTGCAGCAGATTCACAACCTGAAAACAGAATTTCTGCCCCTGCCGGAGCACGCTGCCAAAGATTGCGACACCCACACCAAAGAACGCTACCTCACCCTTCTGGCCTCCCTTGCCATGGCGGATAAGGCCATTACGGAGGCTGAATCCCGCCTCATTTCCCTGCTTCGGGCATCCATGGGGCTGGAAGTAAGAAACTCTGCCCTTTATGAACAGGCAGGAAATCTTGATGAAGGAGGCCTGAAGGATTTTTTCAGGGCCATCAAAGAGGCAGACATTGCCAAAAGCTTTATCCTCGATGCCCTGATTCTTTGCAGGCTGGATGGCCCTTTGAACCCGGAAACAGCAGAAGTGCTGGGGCATCTGACGGAGCTGATGGGTTTGGGGGAAGAAGATTTAAAAGCTTTGGTGGGGCTGTCCTGCCATGTATTGGGTATAAATAAAAAAAGCTTTATTCCTTTTTCATGGAAAACGGATTTTTATTGTCACTGGCACCCATTGCTGCTGAAAGACAATGTTATACTGACTATACAGGATATTGAGCAAAACTTACCTTCTCTTAAACCCAGCATAAATATGCAAAGAGCCACAGTTATGGATGAAAAAACAGGCCTTGAATGGATGCGCTGCTCTCTGGGCCAGACCTGGGACGGCAGCACCTGTGTTGGGGAAGCTAAGGCATATACCTGGGAGAATGCCATGGCAGCCGCAGAAAAACTCAATAAAGAAGGTGGTTATTGTGGACACAGGGACTGGCGTTTGCCCACCATAGAAGAGCTGAATACCCTTGTTTATTGTAGTTCCGGTAAAAGAGCAGACTGGAAGCCTGGTAGCCAGGGAGGAAAATGCGAAGACAACTTTCAGAAACCAACCATCAATCTTGTGACCTTTCCCAATACCCCAGAAAGCTGGTTCTGGTCTTCCTCGCCCAATGCCAACTACAGCAGCAGTGCGTGGGGCCTCCATTTCGGCAGTGGTGGTGTCGGCAGCAACTCCAAGCACTACAATGGCCAGGTGCGCCTTGTGCGTGGCGGACAGTGA